Proteins encoded in a region of the Oligoflexus sp. genome:
- a CDS encoding 3-oxoacyl-ACP reductase: MQDALVEMSRHSVTRQLLKRIGIRPPLPLLRSYRPWSDALLGGKRILVNKGGQYAEQLIPGLQAQKASVDHLGSLTELSGEARVPVVATVYQATLFDATDFREMSRLRDLYNFFRPALHHFGSHHRIVILLAQPDPHGSPEHQAVLSAIEGFARSLAKESGPRGVNVNCIRVEAAPDTLERLGPMVHFFLSDYAAFITGQILDCTSLAARRPIPALAGSLAGKRILVTGAAQGIGYAICRRLGEEGAHVYCLDRPENQKSLEELAQHIDGEIVLMDLGLPDATQQIADRLQTAPPLDGIVHNAGITRDRTLFSMGDKQWDQVLNINLEVVVQLTQELLHRGRIADNGRIICMSSISGISGNFGQTNYSASKAGLVGFVRALSRHLATQGMTANAVAPGFIETSMTARVPFMVKQFARRMSSLGQGGLPDDVADLICFLASPASQGITGSVIRVCGGNFLGA, encoded by the coding sequence ATGCAGGATGCGCTGGTCGAGATGAGTCGTCATTCGGTGACCCGACAATTACTCAAGCGAATCGGCATCCGTCCCCCGCTCCCCCTTCTGCGATCCTATCGGCCCTGGTCCGACGCCCTGCTCGGCGGCAAACGGATACTGGTCAATAAAGGTGGTCAATATGCAGAGCAGCTGATTCCGGGTCTGCAGGCGCAAAAGGCGAGCGTGGATCATCTCGGCAGTCTGACGGAACTCTCGGGCGAGGCGCGCGTTCCCGTCGTGGCCACGGTGTATCAGGCCACTCTTTTTGATGCGACCGATTTTCGTGAGATGTCCCGACTGCGGGATCTTTATAATTTCTTTCGTCCCGCTCTGCATCACTTCGGTTCCCATCATCGCATCGTGATTCTGCTCGCGCAGCCCGATCCTCACGGTTCCCCTGAGCATCAGGCCGTCCTGTCCGCGATCGAAGGTTTCGCCAGGAGTCTGGCCAAAGAGAGCGGGCCCCGCGGCGTGAATGTGAACTGCATTCGCGTCGAGGCCGCACCGGATACCCTGGAACGCCTCGGGCCGATGGTGCACTTCTTCCTTTCCGATTATGCCGCCTTCATCACGGGCCAGATCCTCGATTGCACGAGCCTGGCCGCGCGCCGACCGATCCCTGCGCTGGCCGGATCATTGGCCGGTAAACGCATCCTCGTCACAGGAGCCGCCCAGGGCATTGGCTACGCGATCTGTCGCCGGCTGGGGGAGGAAGGGGCGCATGTCTATTGCCTCGATCGACCCGAGAATCAAAAGTCGCTGGAGGAACTCGCGCAGCATATCGATGGTGAAATCGTTCTGATGGACCTTGGTCTGCCGGATGCCACGCAGCAGATCGCCGATCGGCTGCAGACGGCGCCGCCACTCGATGGCATCGTGCATAACGCCGGCATCACGCGGGATCGCACGCTTTTCTCCATGGGCGATAAACAATGGGACCAGGTGCTGAACATCAACCTCGAAGTGGTCGTGCAGCTCACGCAGGAACTTTTACACCGCGGACGTATCGCGGATAATGGCCGCATCATCTGCATGTCCTCCATCAGCGGAATTTCGGGAAATTTCGGTCAGACCAACTACAGCGCATCGAAAGCCGGGCTCGTGGGATTCGTACGGGCCCTATCCCGGCATCTCGCGACCCAGGGCATGACGGCAAATGCCGTGGCGCCGGGCTTCATTGAAACGTCGATGACCGCACGCGTGCCGTTCATGGTCAAGCAGTTCGCGCGCCGCATGTCGAGTCTCGGCCAGGGCGGATTGCCGGATGATGTCGCGGATCTTATCTGTTTTCTGGCGAGCCCGGCATCCCAGGGGATTACGGGAAGCGTCATACGCGTGTGCGGCGGAAATTTCCTGGGAGCTTAA
- a CDS encoding sugar transferase — protein sequence METDQNQLPEIKKIRPQSKTLDGIRIQAPKPETLRPTPHVFWQNEDLGRTALRFSPELSRMLTREAVNRPVQRFLKRFMDILLAGAALILLAPIVGFVIFAIKLDSKGPIYFSQTRVGRGGRLFRLHKFRTMVTNAEALKQTLLEKNESDGPVFKIRNDPRVTRVGRFLRKTSLDELPQLWNVLIGDMSLVGPRPALPSEVIHWEKWQCRRLVVEQGCTCIWQVSGRSNVSFKEWMRMDMEYVYNWSLWLDIKLIFLTIWVMLTGRGAY from the coding sequence ATGGAAACGGATCAGAACCAGCTGCCGGAAATTAAAAAGATAAGGCCTCAGTCCAAAACCTTGGATGGAATTCGAATTCAAGCGCCCAAGCCTGAAACGCTGCGGCCGACACCTCATGTCTTTTGGCAAAACGAGGACCTCGGTCGCACGGCCTTGCGTTTCAGCCCCGAATTGAGCCGCATGCTCACGCGCGAGGCGGTGAATCGTCCTGTGCAGCGTTTTTTAAAGCGATTCATGGATATACTTCTGGCTGGTGCCGCCCTGATTTTGCTCGCGCCTATCGTGGGCTTTGTGATCTTCGCCATTAAACTCGATAGCAAAGGACCGATTTACTTTTCCCAGACCCGGGTCGGTCGCGGCGGCCGCTTATTCCGCCTGCATAAATTCCGCACCATGGTGACGAATGCTGAGGCTCTGAAGCAGACTCTGCTGGAAAAGAATGAAAGCGATGGTCCGGTCTTTAAAATCCGCAACGATCCGCGCGTGACCCGGGTGGGCCGTTTTCTGCGCAAAACCAGTCTGGATGAATTGCCACAGCTTTGGAACGTGCTGATTGGTGATATGAGCCTGGTCGGTCCGCGCCCAGCCTTGCCCTCCGAAGTGATTCATTGGGAAAAGTGGCAATGCCGCCGCCTCGTCGTCGAGCAGGGCTGCACCTGCATCTGGCAGGTCAGCGGGCGCAGCAACGTGTCCTTCAAGGAATGGATGCGCATGGACATGGAATACGTTTACAATTGGTCACTGTGGCTCGACATCAAACTCATTTTCCTTACCATCTGGGTGATGCTGACCGGCCGCGGCGCCTACTGA
- a CDS encoding cytochrome c gives MRLAWMIPVCLCLQLMSCTKKKPAETASAPAEASPAVAVPQDATHANFPLTAQPSGEIRNEWIPSPHEKAQLEVLATEAKQFAELKNKPEKALALFKQHCATCHGPEGRGNGPGGDSLPVIPTNFHEWPIKYGRAPHEVALTITSGRNEGVMPPFGAVLKKEELWSLAWLVSSWIEARPDSKKP, from the coding sequence ATGCGTCTTGCCTGGATGATTCCTGTCTGTCTTTGCTTACAGCTCATGTCCTGCACGAAGAAGAAGCCAGCAGAGACGGCATCCGCTCCTGCCGAAGCCTCGCCAGCCGTGGCAGTGCCGCAGGATGCGACCCATGCCAACTTTCCTTTAACCGCGCAGCCGTCGGGCGAAATCCGCAACGAATGGATTCCCTCACCGCACGAAAAAGCCCAGTTGGAAGTCCTGGCCACGGAAGCGAAGCAGTTCGCTGAATTGAAGAACAAGCCCGAGAAAGCTCTCGCGCTCTTCAAACAGCACTGCGCGACCTGCCATGGGCCTGAAGGACGAGGCAACGGCCCGGGCGGCGACAGCTTGCCCGTGATTCCGACGAATTTTCATGAATGGCCGATCAAGTATGGTCGCGCCCCGCATGAAGTGGCGCTGACGATCACCAGCGGACGCAATGAGGGGGTGATGCCACCTTTTGGTGCTGTCTTGAAGAAAGAGGAACTCTGGTCGCTCGCATGGTTGGTGAGCTCCTGGATCGAAGCCCGGCCGGATAGCAAAAAGCCTTAA
- the apaG gene encoding Co2+/Mg2+ efflux protein ApaG: MYLAETEGISVNVEPHFIAKESNSGVDYFIYSYTITIRNNSQSSCQLLSRHWVIRDGLGREEHVVGEGVVGKQPIIRPGESYTYRSGCPLATATGSMRGTYQMTGSNHRRFDIKIPLFFLRPDCPRYGASNMTMQR; the protein is encoded by the coding sequence ATGTACCTGGCGGAAACTGAAGGTATCTCTGTCAACGTTGAGCCGCATTTCATTGCCAAGGAAAGCAATAGCGGTGTCGACTATTTTATTTACTCGTACACGATCACGATTCGCAACAACAGCCAGTCCAGCTGTCAGCTGCTGAGCCGACATTGGGTGATCCGTGACGGTCTCGGCCGTGAAGAGCACGTGGTCGGTGAAGGCGTGGTTGGCAAACAGCCGATTATTCGGCCGGGTGAGTCCTACACCTATCGCAGCGGCTGTCCCCTGGCGACCGCCACCGGTAGCATGCGGGGAACCTATCAGATGACGGGTTCCAATCATCGACGTTTTGACATCAAAATACCCCTGTTTTTCCTCAGACCGGATTGCCCACGCTATGGCGCATCCAATATGACAATGCAACGCTGA
- a CDS encoding diguanylate cyclase gives MGIAAKPKSIAEESDLVRVPGYTHLVKIFESPRSSVFKAVRESDHKRVILKILQEEFLERHEIARYKNQYRIVTESGLSCAPVALAYEKHQNAPMLVFEDTGGVSLEEVLRAGGVSLLEGLDIAQKAAKCLVEIHSKNIIHKDLNPTNILYNRETGDVKIIDFGISTKLLREQAELSSSGVTEGSLPYMSPEQTGRMNRFIDYRSDFYSLGVTLYQLFTNRLPFESEDPLQLIHFHIAKRPIPPRHFNHQIPEVLADLILKLLSKNCEDRYQSAWGVMVDLQKIFKSLREQKTVDKFPLGLQDVPDRFHIPEILYGRQKELEQLIQGFEKVAEGGREVFFVAGYSGVGKSSLIRELQKPVSQHNGHFISGKFDQFRRSTPYSAFVDAFRELVRQLLGEPESSLIEWRQKIMKALGPNGQIIIDVLPEVELVIGPQAPVQLLGPNEADNRFKLVFKNFVKVFCEHEHPMVLHLDDLQWIDSGSLKLIDLMMQDRRLQHFYFVGSYRDNEVSSTHPLAMYMQELEANDFPFGHLQLHSLAGREVNQLIADALYTTVERVQPLASLVQEKTGGNPFFTDEFLRSLYTDQLLYFNPEKGTWEWDLEKIRSANMTDNVVDLMSTRIQKLSQPTRELVQLASCIGQTFDLVTLAQVAAQSMQNTASLLRETMSQGLIVPIGDGYRLVELEIPIENQDLRIEYKFTHDRIQQAAYDLIDEGSRKLVRYKVGRSLLDLHKGARRDDYVFAIVNHLNGSLELIKNDAERIELIQLNLYAAKKAKVSAAYQTALEYLQAAASQEKVDDWTNYHALMLDLYKEMAELAFLAKAYETMHDAIDVVLARGRTLIEKIPAYETKVHAAVARNDMQEAIALGKKILAELGVHIPQNPSWFRIVTSFLYTHWLVRKKTQDEFLNLPEMKDPLHLAQMHFLYSMAQAIFYFFPRQVPLISGTLIRTSLRYGNTSTSALAYTTYGMLMAAMLGDVKTGYKFGELGIKLYEKLNAKDIESATLVCFNMFIRPWKDHIRATLKPLLHAHQAGLDAGDFEFAAHGVAGYCLRSFLVGSELRPLAEEMTKFAVVTEQLGQRADEEQLRMYHEAVQNLMETKSPAPHILKGDTFDEERMLPIYEHNQDASGLFNTYFLKCVLAYTFDNSEEAVAAARKAAPLFKVVMGTVTGAVFFYYYSLALIRRWPMLAAAERKEANAIIKQTFARYKKWSRMAPMNFQHKHALLRAEWLALRGKAYDAQLAFDEAISLAKANQYLQDEALANELAAKFHLTQGRHTAAYAYMKRARYNYERWGAMAKARLLEEKYPQMLSGHMGERALTGSLATMSSSTIDITTLKRALLAIAEENVHSRMLEKIISSAIEFAGAQKGALLLRKEGEFFIEAESSVDQEAPKILQSVAVDHSHNLSRMVINYVRRAKKGIVIDNASIAQDVLPGLHREPYIQKNKVWSILCIPITVGIGAESDIVGLLYLENNRANSTFTAERIETLEIICLAAAGRLELSVKAATDGLTGLYNHDYFQSMLEQEMLQSQRNLRNLSLILIDIDHFKGFNDKWGHQIGDLVLKRVAAAIRDTCRKSDVVARYGGEEMAVILPETSPDMATLVAERIRKAVETMAIPHGDTHLKVTISLGVSYLAEDVKDKTILVEKADEALYTSKREGRNRVTVA, from the coding sequence ATGGGGATAGCTGCCAAGCCCAAGAGCATTGCGGAAGAGTCGGATCTCGTACGGGTTCCGGGTTATACGCATCTTGTGAAAATTTTCGAAAGTCCACGCAGTTCGGTGTTCAAAGCCGTTCGGGAGTCCGATCACAAGCGTGTGATTTTGAAGATACTCCAGGAAGAATTTCTGGAACGTCACGAAATCGCCCGCTATAAAAACCAGTATCGCATCGTGACTGAATCCGGCCTGAGCTGTGCCCCGGTGGCCTTGGCTTACGAAAAGCATCAGAACGCGCCCATGCTGGTCTTCGAAGACACAGGTGGAGTGTCGCTCGAAGAAGTGCTACGCGCTGGTGGCGTCTCGCTGCTCGAAGGCTTGGATATCGCGCAGAAAGCGGCCAAGTGCCTGGTTGAGATTCACAGTAAGAATATTATTCATAAAGACCTGAACCCGACCAATATCCTCTATAACCGCGAAACGGGTGACGTCAAAATCATTGATTTCGGCATTTCCACCAAGCTTCTGCGCGAGCAGGCTGAGCTGAGCAGCAGCGGCGTGACCGAAGGCAGCCTGCCCTATATGTCCCCCGAGCAGACCGGACGGATGAATCGCTTTATAGATTACCGCAGCGATTTCTACAGCCTCGGCGTGACTCTTTATCAACTCTTCACCAATCGTCTGCCCTTTGAGTCGGAAGATCCACTCCAGCTCATCCATTTCCATATAGCGAAAAGACCGATACCCCCACGGCATTTCAATCATCAGATTCCTGAAGTGCTGGCGGATTTGATTCTGAAGCTCCTCAGCAAAAACTGCGAGGATCGCTATCAGAGCGCCTGGGGCGTGATGGTCGATCTGCAGAAGATTTTCAAAAGCCTGCGCGAACAGAAAACCGTCGATAAATTCCCGCTCGGTCTTCAGGATGTGCCGGATCGCTTCCATATTCCCGAGATCCTCTATGGTCGGCAGAAGGAACTGGAGCAGCTGATCCAGGGCTTTGAGAAGGTTGCCGAAGGCGGCCGTGAAGTCTTCTTCGTGGCCGGTTATTCCGGTGTGGGAAAATCCTCGCTGATCCGCGAGCTGCAGAAACCCGTGTCGCAGCACAACGGTCACTTCATTTCCGGCAAGTTTGATCAGTTCCGCCGCAGCACGCCCTATTCGGCCTTCGTCGATGCCTTCCGCGAACTCGTGCGCCAGCTCCTGGGCGAACCCGAATCGAGTCTGATTGAATGGCGGCAGAAGATCATGAAGGCTCTGGGCCCCAACGGTCAGATCATCATTGATGTGCTGCCGGAAGTGGAGCTCGTCATCGGTCCCCAGGCGCCCGTGCAGCTGCTCGGTCCCAACGAGGCCGATAACCGCTTCAAGCTCGTCTTCAAAAATTTCGTCAAGGTCTTCTGTGAGCACGAGCATCCTATGGTCCTGCATCTGGATGACCTTCAGTGGATCGACAGCGGCTCTTTGAAACTCATCGACCTGATGATGCAGGATCGTCGCCTGCAGCATTTCTACTTCGTCGGCTCCTATCGCGACAATGAAGTCAGCAGCACCCATCCCCTTGCGATGTATATGCAGGAGCTGGAGGCCAATGACTTCCCCTTCGGCCATCTTCAGCTGCATTCGCTGGCCGGCCGCGAGGTCAACCAGCTGATTGCGGACGCTCTTTATACCACCGTGGAACGCGTTCAGCCGCTGGCGTCGCTGGTCCAGGAAAAAACCGGCGGCAATCCCTTCTTCACCGATGAATTCCTGCGTTCGCTCTATACCGACCAGCTGCTCTATTTCAATCCGGAAAAAGGCACCTGGGAATGGGATCTGGAAAAGATCCGCTCAGCGAACATGACCGATAACGTCGTGGATCTGATGAGCACCCGCATTCAAAAGCTCAGCCAGCCCACGCGTGAGCTGGTGCAGCTGGCGTCCTGCATTGGTCAGACCTTTGACCTTGTCACGCTCGCCCAGGTCGCGGCCCAGAGCATGCAGAATACCGCGAGCCTTCTGCGCGAAACCATGTCGCAGGGCCTGATCGTCCCGATCGGGGACGGCTATCGCCTTGTCGAGCTGGAAATCCCGATCGAAAATCAGGATCTGCGCATCGAATATAAATTCACGCACGATCGCATTCAGCAGGCCGCCTATGACCTGATCGACGAAGGTTCCCGCAAGCTCGTTCGCTATAAAGTGGGACGAAGCCTTTTGGATCTTCATAAAGGCGCGCGGCGCGATGATTATGTCTTCGCGATCGTCAACCATCTGAACGGCAGTTTGGAGCTGATCAAAAACGATGCCGAGCGGATCGAATTGATCCAGCTCAACCTTTATGCCGCGAAGAAGGCCAAGGTTTCCGCCGCGTACCAGACCGCCCTGGAATATCTGCAGGCTGCGGCCAGCCAGGAAAAGGTCGATGACTGGACGAACTATCATGCCCTCATGCTCGACCTCTATAAGGAAATGGCCGAGCTGGCATTCCTGGCGAAAGCCTATGAAACGATGCATGACGCCATTGATGTGGTCCTGGCCCGGGGTCGGACGCTGATTGAAAAGATTCCCGCGTATGAGACCAAGGTGCATGCTGCGGTCGCACGCAACGATATGCAGGAAGCCATAGCGCTGGGCAAGAAAATCCTGGCGGAATTGGGCGTGCATATCCCGCAGAATCCCAGCTGGTTCAGGATCGTGACATCCTTCCTTTACACCCATTGGCTGGTGCGGAAGAAGACTCAGGATGAATTTTTGAATCTGCCGGAGATGAAGGATCCCCTTCACCTGGCGCAGATGCACTTTCTTTATTCCATGGCCCAGGCCATCTTCTATTTCTTCCCGCGGCAGGTGCCTTTGATCTCGGGCACCCTGATCCGAACGTCCCTGCGTTATGGGAATACCTCGACGTCCGCCCTGGCCTATACCACCTATGGTATGCTGATGGCGGCCATGCTGGGGGACGTGAAGACGGGCTATAAGTTCGGCGAACTCGGCATCAAGCTCTATGAAAAGCTGAATGCCAAGGATATCGAATCGGCCACGCTCGTCTGCTTCAACATGTTCATCCGGCCCTGGAAGGATCATATCCGCGCCACGCTCAAACCCCTTTTGCATGCGCATCAGGCGGGTTTGGACGCCGGTGACTTCGAATTCGCAGCCCACGGCGTGGCGGGCTACTGCCTCCGCAGCTTTTTGGTCGGCAGCGAACTCAGGCCTTTGGCCGAGGAAATGACCAAATTCGCAGTGGTCACCGAGCAGCTGGGTCAAAGAGCCGATGAAGAGCAGCTGCGGATGTATCACGAGGCCGTGCAGAATCTGATGGAGACGAAGAGCCCCGCGCCGCATATCCTGAAGGGCGATACCTTCGATGAGGAGCGTATGCTTCCCATCTACGAACACAATCAGGACGCCAGCGGACTTTTCAATACCTACTTCCTCAAGTGCGTCCTCGCCTATACGTTCGACAACTCGGAAGAAGCCGTGGCTGCGGCCCGCAAGGCTGCTCCTTTGTTCAAGGTCGTCATGGGAACAGTGACCGGCGCCGTGTTCTTCTACTACTACAGCCTCGCCCTGATCCGCCGCTGGCCCATGCTCGCGGCCGCTGAACGCAAGGAAGCCAATGCCATCATTAAGCAGACCTTCGCCCGCTATAAAAAATGGAGCCGCATGGCGCCTATGAATTTCCAGCATAAGCATGCGCTCCTGCGTGCCGAGTGGCTGGCGCTGCGCGGCAAGGCCTACGATGCGCAGCTGGCTTTCGATGAAGCCATCTCGCTGGCAAAAGCCAATCAGTATCTTCAGGATGAAGCGCTGGCCAACGAACTGGCCGCGAAGTTCCATCTGACCCAGGGTCGCCACACGGCGGCTTACGCCTATATGAAACGCGCACGCTATAACTATGAACGCTGGGGCGCCATGGCCAAGGCGCGGCTTTTGGAAGAGAAATACCCGCAGATGCTCAGCGGTCACATGGGTGAACGCGCGCTGACCGGTTCACTGGCGACCATGTCCTCGTCCACGATCGACATTACCACCCTGAAGCGGGCGCTTCTTGCCATCGCGGAAGAGAACGTCCATAGCCGGATGCTCGAAAAAATCATCTCCAGTGCCATTGAATTCGCCGGCGCTCAAAAAGGCGCCTTGCTCCTTAGAAAAGAAGGCGAGTTCTTCATCGAAGCGGAAAGCTCGGTCGATCAGGAAGCGCCGAAGATTCTGCAGTCGGTGGCCGTCGATCACAGCCATAACCTGTCCCGCATGGTCATCAACTATGTGCGGCGGGCGAAGAAAGGCATCGTGATCGATAACGCCAGCATCGCCCAGGATGTGCTGCCGGGCCTTCACCGCGAGCCTTACATTCAAAAGAACAAGGTCTGGTCGATCCTCTGCATTCCGATCACCGTTGGCATCGGCGCGGAATCGGACATCGTCGGGCTTTTGTACCTGGAGAACAACAGGGCCAACAGCACCTTCACGGCCGAACGCATTGAAACGCTGGAAATCATCTGCCTCGCTGCTGCCGGTCGCCTGGAGCTTTCCGTCAAGGCGGCCACCGATGGGCTCACGGGGCTTTATAACCACGATTATTTCCAGAGCATGCTCGAACAGGAGATGCTGCAGTCGCAGCGGAACCTCAGGAATCTTTCCCTGATCCTGATCGATATAGATCACTTCAAAGGCTTCAACGACAAGTGGGGCCACCAGATCGGTGACCTTGTGCTGAAGCGGGTGGCGGCGGCGATTCGTGACACCTGCAGAAAGTCCGATGTGGTCGCGCGATATGGTGGGGAAGAGATGGCCGTGATCCTCCCGGAAACCAGTCCCGACATGGCGACGCTGGTTGCGGAACGTATTCGCAAGGCGGTCGAAACCATGGCGATCCCTCATGGGGATACGCATCTCAAAGTTACGATATCCCTTGGTGTCAGCTACCTCGCCGAGGATGTGAAGGATAAGACGATCCTCGTCGAAAAAGCCGACGAGGCCCTCTACACGTCCAAGCGCGAAGGCCGCAACCGCGTGACTGTCGCCTGA